Proteins from a single region of bacterium:
- the tatA gene encoding twin-arginine translocase TatA/TatE family subunit, which translates to MPGGSELLLILLIVLVVFGHNRIPQLGEALGKGIKNFRKSFAKDEKETQPTERVVRQIPEDREGDVAERIEKSDHSHVG; encoded by the coding sequence ATGCCGGGGGGCAGTGAGCTCCTGCTCATCCTGCTCATCGTGCTGGTCGTGTTCGGCCACAACCGCATCCCCCAGCTCGGCGAGGCGCTGGGCAAGGGGATCAAGAACTTCCGCAAGTCCTTCGCCAAGGACGAGAAGGAGACCCAGCCCACCGAGCGGGTCGTCCGCCAGATCCCGGAGGACCGGGAGGGCGACGTCGCCGAGCGCATCGAGAAGTCGGACCACAGCCACGTCGGCTGA
- a CDS encoding thrombospondin type 3 repeat-containing protein, producing MFVAGQELVFSITVRDTGYTFFTGPGDRNPDGIVHAAITDLGNGVFHVGFEDLYNGGDLDYDDVNLVIETTGIVIADEDTDDDGIPDDEDNCVVTPNPDQADADGDGEGDVCDVCPNDAGNEDADNDGICGADDNCPAVSNSNQADADEDGLGDACDACPNDATNDADGDGVCEDVDNCPGAANADQANADGDEAGDICDLCPNDAGDDADGDGVCGDVDACEGTELTESVPTEELGVNRFALIDGDGVFDTVSPRGRGPRRSYTIQDTHGCSCSQIIEALDLGEGHTKFGCSISAMDDWIATF from the coding sequence ATGTTCGTGGCGGGCCAGGAGCTCGTCTTCAGCATCACCGTCCGCGACACGGGCTACACCTTCTTCACCGGCCCGGGCGACCGCAACCCCGACGGCATCGTGCACGCCGCCATCACGGACCTCGGCAACGGCGTCTTCCACGTCGGCTTCGAGGACCTCTACAACGGCGGCGACCTGGACTACGACGACGTGAACCTGGTCATCGAGACCACGGGCATCGTCATCGCCGACGAGGACACCGACGACGACGGCATCCCGGACGACGAGGACAACTGCGTGGTGACCCCGAACCCCGACCAGGCCGACGCCGACGGGGACGGCGAGGGTGACGTCTGTGACGTCTGCCCCAACGACGCCGGCAACGAGGACGCCGACAACGACGGCATCTGCGGCGCCGACGACAACTGCCCGGCGGTCTCCAACAGCAACCAGGCCGACGCCGACGAGGATGGCCTGGGCGACGCCTGCGACGCCTGCCCCAACGACGCGACGAACGACGCCGACGGCGACGGCGTGTGCGAGGACGTGGACAACTGCCCCGGCGCCGCCAACGCCGACCAGGCCAACGCCGACGGCGACGAGGCCGGTGACATCTGCGACCTCTGCCCCAACGACGCGGGCGACGACGCCGACGGTGACGGCGTGTGCGGCGACGTGGACGCCTGCGAGGGCACCGAGCTGACCGAGAGCGTCCCCACCGAGGAGCTGGGCGTGAACCGCTTCGCCCTGATCGACGGCGACGGCGTGTTCGACACCGTCAGCCCCCGCGGCCGTGGCCCCCGCCGCAGCTACACCATCCAGGACACCCACGGCTGCTCCTGCAGCCAGATCATCGAGGCCCTGGACCTGGGCGAGGGTCACACCAAGTTCGGCTGCAGCATCAGCGCCATGGACGACTGGATCGCCACGTTCTGA